In Shouchella patagoniensis, the following are encoded in one genomic region:
- a CDS encoding phage holin family protein, with translation MRWLIGLLLNALVLWLLSGLFSGFDLSSFGAAIIAALVLTILNWTVKPLLTVLTLPITILTLGLFMFVISALTLMLAAWLMGSYFVIDGFGIALLAAIIIALFQAILINPVKRA, from the coding sequence ATGAGATGGCTGATAGGGCTGCTTTTAAATGCGCTTGTATTGTGGCTTCTGTCAGGACTGTTTTCTGGTTTTGATTTAAGTAGTTTTGGTGCCGCGATTATTGCCGCGTTAGTATTAACAATACTCAATTGGACAGTAAAGCCGTTGCTTACGGTACTAACATTGCCAATAACGATCTTAACTCTCGGATTGTTCATGTTTGTCATTAGTGCATTAACGTTAATGCTAGCGGCTTGGTTAATGGGTAGTTACTTTGTAATTGATGGATTTGGTATTGCGTTACTAGCCGCGATTATTATTGCCTTGTTCCAAGCAATTTTGATTAATCCAGTCAAACGAGCATGA
- a CDS encoding DUF4097 family beta strand repeat-containing protein — MEERKMILKMIEDGKVSAEEGLKLLDAVGKGQEDTSSKALTTDLDETGGDSYKQKQQRKETSEETPFSKLTGFFESAIQKVKDGDFDFNFGAATEVDHIFQHQNITPNTVHVLLDNGSVEVIPWDKPDVRIECQVKVYRMSDEEEAKTFFLNESTFSVTEEKLLFETKSKTMKVNATLYVPEASYNHMKLYTFNGSLKGDSLKVETFEANTTNGLIKTEGLISKKASIETVNGSINCEGGKLQLLEAKTLNGTIKVTGAIQDADVETVNGSISYEIEDTGESGYVDLKTTTGSLKLHVSDQVRFDGKLKSNVGSINNRLAFSEVVDEKKDIGQRYMQVTANSGQSTRVRVHAVANTGSITLQDK; from the coding sequence GTGGAAGAGCGAAAAATGATTTTAAAAATGATTGAGGATGGAAAAGTTTCCGCTGAAGAAGGTTTGAAATTACTTGACGCAGTTGGCAAAGGACAGGAAGATACATCGTCAAAAGCATTAACCACGGATTTAGATGAAACGGGTGGAGACTCATATAAACAAAAACAACAACGAAAAGAGACATCGGAGGAAACGCCTTTTTCAAAGCTTACAGGTTTTTTTGAATCAGCCATTCAGAAAGTTAAGGACGGTGATTTTGACTTCAATTTTGGAGCGGCTACAGAGGTTGATCATATCTTTCAACATCAAAATATTACGCCAAACACCGTTCATGTCCTGCTAGATAATGGATCGGTAGAGGTTATACCATGGGATAAACCAGACGTACGAATAGAATGCCAAGTAAAAGTGTACCGCATGAGTGATGAGGAAGAAGCGAAAACGTTTTTCTTAAACGAATCAACTTTTTCAGTTACGGAAGAAAAGCTTCTTTTTGAAACTAAGTCTAAAACAATGAAAGTAAATGCGACTCTTTACGTACCAGAAGCGTCGTATAATCATATGAAGCTTTATACCTTTAACGGTTCCTTAAAAGGCGACTCTCTAAAGGTGGAGACATTTGAGGCGAATACGACAAATGGTTTGATAAAAACGGAAGGTCTTATTTCTAAAAAAGCTTCAATTGAAACCGTTAATGGGAGCATTAATTGTGAAGGTGGCAAATTGCAATTACTTGAGGCAAAAACGTTAAATGGTACAATTAAAGTCACAGGTGCGATTCAAGATGCTGATGTGGAAACAGTGAATGGCTCTATTTCCTACGAAATTGAGGATACTGGAGAATCTGGTTATGTAGACTTGAAAACAACAACTGGTAGTTTAAAACTGCATGTTTCAGATCAAGTTCGCTTTGATGGTAAGTTAAAGTCAAATGTTGGGTCAATTAACAACCGTCTGGCTTTTTCAGAAGTGGTTGATGAAAAGAAAGACATTGGTCAACGTTATATGCAAGTAACCGCAAATTCGGGCCAGTCTACTCGTGTGAGAGTCCACGCTGTTGCTAACACAGGAAGTATCACGCTACAAGATAAGTAG
- a CDS encoding nucleoside recognition domain-containing protein produces MIRRGLLSGLATTWTLGKIIFPITLFVTLLGYTPVLDWIANLIAPIMNLIGLPGEAAIPLVIGNVLNLFAGIGAILSLELTVKEVFILAIMLSFSHNLIVESAVATKVGIKVAPIIAVRLFLAFFSALVINLVWSGGSEQAVYGLASTSATAAEVTGWGAIILVGLETAFWGVIQLAVIVIPLMLVVQIMRERGWLNVISKWLAPLTRLIGVDRNTSVTLASGLTIGLAYGAGVMIEAVKQDRVRKKDLYIVFIFLVACHAVVEDTVVFLVLGIPVWPLLLIRLVTALLLTIVISRIWTQLEKKNREIYNKEAIYEH; encoded by the coding sequence ATGATAAGGAGAGGATTATTATCAGGACTAGCAACAACATGGACGTTAGGGAAAATTATATTCCCGATTACATTGTTTGTGACGTTGCTCGGTTATACACCGGTACTTGATTGGATTGCTAATTTAATTGCCCCGATAATGAACTTAATTGGACTTCCTGGTGAAGCGGCAATTCCATTAGTAATCGGAAATGTTTTGAACTTATTTGCAGGGATTGGTGCGATTTTATCACTCGAATTAACTGTAAAAGAAGTTTTTATATTAGCCATTATGTTGTCGTTTTCTCATAATCTCATTGTTGAATCGGCAGTTGCGACTAAGGTTGGTATTAAAGTAGCGCCAATCATTGCTGTACGTCTATTTTTAGCGTTCTTTTCTGCACTTGTCATCAATCTAGTTTGGAGTGGTGGGAGTGAGCAAGCTGTATATGGTTTAGCTTCAACTTCCGCTACGGCTGCTGAGGTAACTGGATGGGGGGCGATTATCTTAGTGGGATTAGAAACAGCATTCTGGGGAGTCATTCAACTTGCTGTAATCGTTATCCCATTAATGCTTGTTGTACAGATCATGAGAGAGAGAGGTTGGCTCAACGTCATTTCTAAATGGCTTGCGCCGTTAACCCGCTTAATTGGTGTGGATCGGAACACCTCAGTTACTCTTGCTTCGGGGTTAACAATCGGTCTTGCTTATGGAGCAGGTGTAATGATTGAAGCTGTAAAACAAGACAGAGTAAGAAAGAAAGATCTCTACATTGTCTTTATTTTTCTTGTTGCTTGTCATGCGGTAGTTGAGGATACTGTTGTATTTCTGGTGCTTGGTATACCTGTCTGGCCATTACTGTTAATAAGGCTCGTGACTGCGTTATTGCTGACAATCGTTATTTCGCGAATTTGGACGCAGCTTGAAAAGAAAAACAGGGAGATCTACAATAAGGAGGCTATTTATGAGCATTGA
- a CDS encoding PspC domain-containing protein — protein sequence MKRLVRSQESRIITGVCGGIGKYFNVDPTVIRIIAVILAIFTTVWPTVIAYVIATFIIPMDKE from the coding sequence ATGAAACGTTTAGTACGCTCGCAGGAAAGCCGAATTATTACAGGCGTTTGCGGGGGAATTGGTAAGTACTTTAATGTTGATCCGACTGTTATAAGAATTATTGCGGTTATATTGGCGATTTTTACAACAGTTTGGCCAACTGTAATTGCCTATGTAATTGCTACTTTCATTATACCAATGGATAAAGAGTAG
- the lgt gene encoding prolipoprotein diacylglyceryl transferase yields the protein MEEQIEPLNRVFLSLGPIDIYWYAVLILSGVGVAYLWTRYESERRGLPKETFADLLVWALPISIISARLYYVIFRWDQFADNPVSVFYLREGGIAIHGALIGAVVTAIVFARVKKLSFWKIADVAAPAILIGQAIGRWGNFVNQEVYGGPVSRDFLEGLLLPDWIINQMYIGGTYYHPTFLYESLWSIVGVILLILLRRVNLRQGELFFSYMIWYSVGRFFIEGIRLDYLLIGESLRTAQLISIILIAVAIILWIYRRLIVNPPRYLDDGGNKSK from the coding sequence ATGGAAGAACAGATTGAACCGTTGAACCGTGTGTTTTTATCTTTAGGGCCCATTGATATTTATTGGTATGCAGTTCTAATCCTTTCGGGGGTTGGGGTAGCTTATTTATGGACTCGATATGAAAGTGAAAGAAGAGGGTTACCTAAAGAGACTTTTGCTGATTTGCTTGTGTGGGCATTGCCTATTTCAATTATTTCAGCAAGGTTGTATTATGTTATATTTCGCTGGGATCAATTCGCCGATAACCCAGTCAGTGTGTTTTATTTACGAGAAGGCGGGATCGCGATTCATGGCGCCTTAATTGGTGCAGTTGTTACAGCGATTGTTTTTGCGCGTGTAAAAAAGTTATCTTTCTGGAAAATTGCAGACGTAGCTGCTCCAGCAATTTTAATCGGTCAGGCTATTGGACGTTGGGGCAATTTTGTGAATCAAGAAGTTTATGGTGGACCGGTATCACGAGATTTTTTGGAAGGACTTTTATTACCAGATTGGATTATTAACCAAATGTATATTGGAGGTACATATTATCATCCTACTTTCCTTTATGAATCTCTTTGGAGTATAGTTGGGGTTATTTTATTAATTCTTCTTCGTCGTGTGAATTTGCGACAAGGTGAACTTTTCTTTAGTTATATGATTTGGTATTCAGTTGGTCGCTTTTTTATTGAGGGTATACGTCTTGATTATTTATTAATCGGAGAGTCATTACGGACAGCGCAACTAATATCGATTATACTAATCGCTGTTGCAATTATTCTATGGATATACCGTCGCTTGATCGTAAATCCGCCTCGTTACTTAGATGATGGAGGCAATAAGTCGAAGTAG
- a CDS encoding DMT family transporter, which translates to MEQHQGTHKTFWFIVIGAAFWGINPLFRLLLLDTMTSLQIVFIEHIILALIAVPLLWKFRSDLKKLSWRDVGALLFISWGGSAIATILFTQGLTYASTHGTGQINSVLLLQKLQPLFAIVLAYFFLKESFPKHFGIYVPIAVVGTYLLTFGFSVPIGGVSDILQLGSLYAIGAAAIWGGSTVLGRMLLKKCRHETVTALRFLLALPLLGVLITIAPEAWNTPASAIALTFIAVNLLASALLPGLISMLLYYRGLQSIKASVATIAELSFPMTGLLVSWITLQETITLPQLLGFALIWFVLYRISKQQDASSPLPPAKKEDKRQKKWQPQHES; encoded by the coding sequence TTGGAACAACATCAAGGTACACACAAAACATTTTGGTTTATTGTCATTGGGGCAGCATTTTGGGGAATTAATCCTTTATTTAGATTGCTTCTTTTAGATACGATGACCTCACTGCAAATTGTCTTTATCGAACATATTATTTTAGCTTTAATTGCAGTTCCATTACTGTGGAAATTTCGTTCTGATCTTAAAAAACTGTCATGGCGTGATGTTGGTGCGCTCCTCTTTATATCTTGGGGAGGATCGGCAATCGCCACAATTCTATTTACGCAAGGATTAACTTATGCTTCCACACATGGAACCGGACAAATTAACTCTGTTCTTTTATTACAAAAACTACAACCATTGTTTGCCATTGTATTAGCTTATTTCTTCTTAAAAGAAAGTTTCCCTAAACACTTTGGCATTTATGTTCCAATAGCAGTAGTTGGAACATATTTACTCACTTTTGGTTTTAGCGTTCCCATCGGAGGCGTTTCTGATATTTTACAACTTGGCAGCTTATATGCAATTGGAGCTGCAGCCATTTGGGGCGGTTCAACGGTCTTGGGTCGAATGCTTTTAAAAAAATGCCGTCACGAAACAGTGACAGCACTTCGTTTCTTATTGGCACTTCCCTTACTTGGCGTATTAATTACCATCGCTCCTGAAGCATGGAACACTCCTGCTTCAGCGATAGCATTAACATTTATAGCAGTGAACTTACTCGCTTCTGCCCTTTTGCCTGGATTAATATCCATGCTCTTATATTACCGTGGTTTACAATCGATTAAAGCTTCAGTTGCCACAATCGCTGAGCTTAGTTTTCCAATGACTGGGTTACTAGTTTCTTGGATTACATTACAAGAAACCATTACTTTGCCACAACTTCTTGGTTTTGCTCTTATATGGTTCGTTCTTTACCGAATCTCTAAACAACAAGATGCTTCTTCGCCATTACCACCTGCCAAAAAAGAAGACAAGCGTCAGAAAAAGTGGCAGCCACAACACGAATCATAG
- the uvrA gene encoding excinuclease ABC subunit UvrA, producing MAHEQIVVKGARSNNLKNMDVSIPRGKLVVLTGLSGSGKSSLAFDTIYAEGQRRYVESLSAYARQFLGQMDKPDVDSIEGLSPAISIDQKTTSRNPRSTVGTVTEIHDYLRLLYARIGRPICPRHGIEISSQTVQQMVDRILDYPEKTKMQIMAPVVSGRKGTHVKVLEQIKKDGYVRVRINGEMMEAAEVIELEKNKKHNIEVVIDRVVIKEGVQTRIADSLETALTLADGRVLVDIIDGEELLFSQHHACPECGFSIPELEPRAFSFNSPYGACQTCDGLGVKLEVDSELVIPDPSRSLREHAIAPWEPTSSTYYPQLLEAVCDHFSIDMDKPFEDLPEKLQSILLNGSGKEKIFFHYENDFGRVREHMILFEGVLTNIARRYRETSSDYIRDQMESYMAQKNCPTCKGYRLKKETLAVFVGGKHIGEVSQLSCADASVFINELDLSEKDRAISRLILKEIEDRIGFLINVGLDYLTLSRAAGTLSGGEAQRIRLATQIGSSLMGVLYILDEPSIGLHQRDNDRLIETLKRMRDLGNTLIVVEHDEDTMLAADHIIDIGPGAGVHGGFVTAQGTPKELIEDSNSLTGQYLSGEKFIPVPSERRSLTDRSFTVKKAAANNLRNIDVTFPLGVFMAVTGVSGSGKSTLINEIVHKALAQKIHRAKGKPGKHKEIVGINEMDKVIDIDQSPIGRTPRSNPATYTSVFDDIRDVFAMTNEAKVRGYKKGRFSFNVKGGRCEACKGDGIIKIEMHFLPDVYVPCEVCHGKRYNRETLEVTYKGKAIADVLAMTVEEGVEFFGSIPKIKRKIQTLIDVGLGYIRLGQPATTLSGGEAQRVKLASQLHKRPTGRTLYILDEPTTGLHVDDIDRLLKVLQRLVDNGDTVLVIEHNLDVIKTVDHIIDLGPEGGVGGGMLVAEGTPEVVAETVGSYTGQYLKPILERDKARLEAQLEGAGQKS from the coding sequence ATGGCACACGAACAAATTGTGGTTAAGGGAGCTCGCTCCAACAATTTAAAGAATATGGATGTTTCCATACCAAGGGGCAAATTAGTTGTTCTAACCGGATTATCTGGTTCAGGGAAGTCGTCGCTGGCATTTGATACAATCTATGCAGAAGGACAACGGAGATATGTGGAATCGTTGTCCGCTTATGCTCGTCAATTTCTTGGGCAAATGGACAAACCTGATGTGGATTCAATAGAAGGACTTTCACCTGCAATATCGATAGATCAGAAGACAACAAGCCGTAATCCTCGCTCGACAGTAGGAACGGTAACGGAGATTCATGATTATTTGCGTTTACTTTATGCAAGAATTGGACGACCTATATGTCCACGGCATGGTATTGAAATTTCTTCACAGACGGTGCAGCAAATGGTTGATCGGATACTTGATTATCCAGAGAAAACAAAAATGCAAATTATGGCTCCCGTTGTATCTGGACGAAAAGGGACCCATGTAAAAGTACTTGAACAAATAAAGAAAGACGGCTATGTTCGTGTCCGCATTAACGGAGAAATGATGGAAGCGGCAGAAGTCATTGAGCTTGAGAAGAATAAAAAGCACAATATAGAAGTTGTGATTGACCGTGTTGTAATTAAGGAGGGCGTCCAAACGAGAATTGCAGATTCGCTTGAGACTGCTCTTACTCTTGCTGATGGGAGAGTGTTAGTCGATATAATTGATGGCGAAGAGCTGTTATTTAGCCAACATCACGCATGTCCTGAATGCGGATTCTCAATCCCAGAGCTTGAGCCACGAGCGTTTTCATTTAACAGTCCGTACGGGGCTTGCCAAACATGTGACGGGCTTGGTGTGAAGTTAGAGGTAGATAGTGAATTAGTTATTCCTGATCCTTCGAGATCTTTACGCGAGCATGCAATTGCTCCATGGGAACCAACTAGTTCCACATACTATCCACAGTTGTTAGAGGCGGTTTGCGATCATTTTAGTATTGATATGGATAAGCCCTTTGAGGACTTACCAGAAAAACTGCAAAGCATTTTATTAAACGGAAGTGGTAAAGAAAAGATCTTTTTCCATTATGAAAATGATTTTGGTCGAGTTCGCGAGCATATGATTTTATTCGAGGGTGTGTTAACGAACATTGCCCGCCGTTACAGAGAAACAAGCTCTGATTACATCCGTGATCAAATGGAATCATATATGGCACAGAAAAACTGCCCTACATGCAAAGGTTATCGATTAAAAAAAGAAACGCTTGCTGTATTTGTAGGTGGTAAACATATTGGCGAAGTAAGTCAGCTTTCTTGTGCAGACGCATCTGTATTTATTAATGAACTAGATCTCTCAGAAAAAGATCGTGCAATTTCGCGATTAATTCTGAAAGAGATTGAAGACAGAATCGGATTCTTAATTAACGTTGGCCTAGATTATTTAACTCTTTCTCGTGCCGCTGGGACATTATCTGGTGGGGAAGCACAGCGAATTCGACTAGCAACACAAATTGGATCATCGCTCATGGGAGTGCTCTATATTCTTGACGAACCCTCAATTGGTCTTCATCAACGAGATAATGACCGATTGATTGAAACATTGAAGCGCATGAGGGATTTAGGAAATACATTAATTGTTGTTGAACATGATGAAGATACGATGCTTGCAGCAGATCATATCATTGATATTGGTCCGGGAGCCGGTGTACACGGTGGTTTTGTAACTGCACAAGGTACGCCAAAAGAGCTTATAGAAGATTCAAATTCTCTAACAGGTCAGTATCTATCAGGTGAGAAATTTATTCCTGTTCCTTCTGAACGCAGATCTTTAACAGATCGTAGTTTTACGGTGAAAAAGGCTGCAGCAAATAATCTACGGAACATTGATGTGACTTTTCCTCTTGGTGTGTTTATGGCTGTGACTGGAGTCTCTGGTTCTGGTAAGAGTACATTGATTAATGAAATTGTTCATAAAGCACTTGCTCAAAAGATTCATCGAGCAAAAGGAAAGCCAGGCAAGCATAAAGAGATTGTGGGCATTAATGAAATGGATAAAGTGATTGATATTGATCAATCGCCAATTGGTCGTACGCCAAGGTCAAACCCAGCAACTTACACAAGTGTTTTTGATGATATTCGTGATGTCTTTGCGATGACGAACGAAGCGAAAGTGCGTGGTTATAAAAAAGGGCGCTTTAGTTTTAATGTAAAAGGTGGGCGTTGCGAGGCATGTAAAGGTGATGGCATCATAAAAATAGAGATGCATTTTTTACCTGACGTTTATGTTCCTTGTGAAGTTTGTCATGGAAAAAGGTATAATCGTGAAACATTAGAAGTCACATATAAAGGAAAAGCGATTGCTGATGTACTAGCAATGACGGTTGAAGAAGGAGTTGAATTCTTTGGAAGCATTCCAAAGATCAAACGGAAAATTCAAACCTTAATTGATGTGGGACTAGGATATATTCGTTTAGGTCAGCCAGCAACAACCTTATCAGGTGGAGAAGCGCAACGGGTGAAATTGGCGTCACAACTTCATAAAAGGCCAACAGGACGGACATTGTATATTCTAGATGAACCAACGACTGGCTTGCATGTGGATGATATTGATCGCTTGTTAAAAGTGTTGCAACGTTTAGTTGATAATGGTGATACTGTTCTTGTGATCGAGCACAACTTAGATGTCATTAAAACGGTAGATCATATTATCGACTTAGGACCAGAAGGTGGCGTTGGAGGGGGAATGCTTGTCGCAGAAGGAACCCCAGAGGTTGTAGCTGAAACGGTTGGCTCTTATACAGGTCAGTATTTAAAGCCCATATTAGAGCGCGATAAGGCAAGACTTGAAGCTCAGTTAGAAGGCGCAGGCCAGAAAAGTTAA
- the hprK gene encoding HPr(Ser) kinase/phosphatase, whose protein sequence is MTKVTANDILEKFQFELLAGEEGIYRPITTSDISRPGIEMAGFFTYYPARRLQLIGRTELSFLKSLSDQEKEERMTKLCTYDTPGIILSRGLEAPDQLLQAADKRDVPVLRSTLTTTQLSSRVTNFLESELAPITAVHGVLVDIYGIGVLITGGSGVGKSETALDLVRRGHRLVADDSVEIRQQNEDTLVGHPPPLLQHLLEIRGLGIINVMTLFGAGAVRPFKRISLCMNLELWDQKKAYDRLGLEEDKMKIFDTEITKLTIPVRPGRNLAVIIEVAAMNFRLKRLGFNAAQEFSERLTQVIEQGDNEF, encoded by the coding sequence ATGACAAAAGTAACAGCAAATGATATTTTAGAAAAGTTCCAATTTGAATTATTGGCGGGAGAAGAAGGAATTTATAGACCAATTACAACTAGTGATATTTCAAGACCTGGTATTGAGATGGCTGGCTTTTTTACATATTACCCCGCTCGCCGATTACAGTTAATCGGGCGGACTGAACTTTCTTTTTTGAAATCCCTTTCTGACCAAGAGAAAGAGGAACGAATGACAAAACTGTGTACATATGATACGCCAGGCATTATTTTGTCTAGAGGGCTCGAAGCGCCTGATCAATTGCTTCAGGCAGCAGATAAACGTGATGTTCCTGTTTTGCGATCAACTTTAACAACAACTCAGTTAAGCAGTCGGGTTACAAATTTCTTGGAAAGTGAATTAGCACCAATTACTGCTGTGCATGGGGTTCTAGTTGATATTTATGGGATTGGGGTGCTTATAACTGGAGGAAGTGGAGTCGGAAAGAGTGAAACGGCTCTTGATCTCGTACGTCGTGGTCACCGTCTTGTCGCGGATGATTCAGTTGAAATTAGGCAACAAAATGAAGATACGCTTGTTGGTCATCCACCTCCACTGCTGCAACACTTGCTAGAAATACGCGGATTAGGGATTATTAATGTGATGACCTTATTCGGTGCAGGTGCGGTGAGGCCGTTTAAACGTATTAGTTTATGTATGAATTTAGAATTATGGGACCAAAAGAAAGCATATGATCGTTTAGGACTTGAAGAAGATAAGATGAAAATATTTGATACAGAAATTACAAAACTAACAATCCCGGTTCGGCCTGGTCGAAATCTTGCTGTTATTATTGAGGTAGCGGCCATGAATTTTCGTTTAAAACGCCTAGGATTTAATGCTGCACAAGAGTTTTCTGAACGTTTAACTCAAGTGATTGAACAGGGAGATAACGAATTTTAA
- the uvrB gene encoding excinuclease ABC subunit UvrB has protein sequence MDQKFQLVSDYSPQGDQPKAIKKIVSGIENGDKHQTLLGATGTGKTFTMSNVIQAVNKPTLIMAHNKTLAGQLYSEFKQFFPNNAVEYFVSYYDYYQPEAYVPSSDTFIEKDASINDEIDKLRHSATSSLFERRDVIIIASVSCIYGLGSPEEYRDLVLSIRTGMEIDRNELLRRLVDIQYDRNDINFTRGTFRVRGDVVEIFPASRDEQCIRVEFFGDEIDRMTEVDALTGEIKGERNHVSIFPASHFVTREEKMKKAIANIEVELEKQLKMMNEEGKLLEAQRLEQRTRYDLEMMAEMGFCSGIENYSRHLTLRQAGATPYTLLDFFPDDFLLIVDESHVTLPQVRGMYNGDRARKEILVNHGFRLPSALDNRPLRFEEFQEKVGQSVYVSATPGAYELEHTPEMVEQVIRPTGLLDPPIEIRPIEGQIDDLIGEIHDQVAKDERVLVTTLTKKMSEDLTDYLKEIGIKVRYLHSEIKTLERLEIIRQLRLGTFDVLIGINLLREGLDIPEVSLVAILDADKEGFLRAERSLIQTIGRAARNEHGRVIMYADKTTKSMEIAISETKRRRAIQQAFNDEHGITPKTIQKRIPDVVQATYAAEESGDYDAAPVPQQKMTKKERHATIERVEIEMKQAAKELNFERAAELRDMLLELKAEG, from the coding sequence ATGGATCAGAAGTTTCAATTAGTATCAGACTACTCTCCTCAAGGAGATCAGCCTAAAGCAATCAAGAAGATTGTTAGCGGAATTGAAAACGGCGATAAACACCAGACTTTATTAGGGGCTACCGGCACTGGTAAAACATTCACGATGTCGAATGTAATTCAGGCCGTAAATAAGCCAACATTGATAATGGCTCATAATAAAACGCTAGCTGGACAACTGTATAGTGAATTTAAGCAATTCTTTCCAAATAATGCAGTTGAGTATTTCGTCAGTTACTATGATTATTACCAACCAGAGGCCTATGTGCCATCTTCTGATACATTTATTGAAAAAGATGCAAGTATTAATGATGAGATTGATAAACTTCGTCATTCTGCGACAAGTTCATTATTTGAACGACGAGATGTTATTATCATTGCTAGTGTTTCTTGTATTTATGGTTTAGGATCTCCAGAAGAATATCGGGACCTTGTATTATCAATTCGTACTGGGATGGAAATTGATCGTAATGAATTGCTACGGAGGCTCGTTGATATTCAATATGACCGTAATGATATAAACTTTACCCGTGGAACTTTTCGAGTGCGCGGTGATGTAGTTGAGATTTTCCCAGCTTCACGAGACGAACAGTGTATCCGTGTTGAATTCTTTGGCGATGAAATTGATCGCATGACTGAAGTTGATGCACTCACTGGAGAAATAAAAGGCGAGCGTAACCATGTATCAATTTTTCCAGCATCACACTTTGTTACAAGAGAAGAAAAGATGAAAAAAGCAATTGCTAATATAGAAGTAGAACTTGAAAAACAGCTTAAAATGATGAATGAAGAAGGAAAGTTACTTGAAGCTCAGCGTCTGGAACAAAGAACCCGATATGATTTGGAGATGATGGCTGAAATGGGTTTCTGTTCTGGCATAGAAAACTATTCTCGTCATTTGACTTTACGCCAAGCAGGAGCAACGCCATATACATTGCTTGACTTCTTTCCAGATGACTTTCTTTTAATTGTGGATGAATCTCATGTCACTCTCCCTCAAGTAAGAGGAATGTATAACGGAGATAGAGCTCGAAAAGAGATTCTAGTTAATCATGGCTTCCGATTGCCTTCAGCGTTAGATAACCGCCCATTACGGTTCGAAGAATTTCAAGAAAAAGTTGGACAATCAGTTTATGTGTCAGCCACACCAGGAGCATATGAGCTCGAACATACACCGGAAATGGTGGAACAAGTCATTCGTCCAACTGGATTGTTAGACCCACCAATTGAAATTCGTCCAATTGAAGGACAAATAGACGATTTGATTGGAGAAATTCATGATCAAGTTGCTAAAGATGAGAGAGTTCTTGTGACAACGTTAACGAAAAAAATGTCAGAGGATTTAACTGATTACTTAAAAGAAATTGGGATTAAGGTTCGGTACCTTCATTCTGAAATTAAAACACTTGAGCGGCTGGAAATTATTCGTCAATTAAGGCTAGGTACGTTTGATGTATTAATTGGGATTAACTTGCTTCGAGAAGGGTTAGATATACCAGAAGTTTCGTTAGTTGCGATTCTTGATGCCGATAAAGAAGGTTTTTTACGAGCTGAACGTTCGCTAATTCAAACAATTGGTCGTGCGGCAAGGAATGAGCACGGGCGCGTCATTATGTATGCAGATAAAACAACAAAATCGATGGAAATCGCTATTAGTGAAACAAAAAGGCGGCGTGCAATACAACAAGCCTTTAATGATGAACATGGCATTACCCCAAAAACAATTCAGAAGCGAATTCCTGATGTAGTCCAAGCTACTTATGCCGCGGAAGAATCGGGTGATTATGATGCGGCTCCTGTTCCACAGCAAAAAATGACGAAAAAAGAGCGTCACGCGACAATAGAACGTGTAGAAATTGAAATGAAACAAGCGGCAAAAGAATTGAACTTTGAGCGGGCGGCAGAGCTACGCGATATGTTGTTAGAACTTAAAGCGGAAGGATGA